The Edaphobacter sp. 12200R-103 genome contains a region encoding:
- a CDS encoding glycoside hydrolase family 3 C-terminal domain-containing protein, whose translation MISTVQDGGAVMLEIFGRRMKTLAAAALLLAGTVVCLPARGQAASKPAYQDSSLPMERRVDDLVSRMTLDEKAQQLVNTAPAIPRLGVPAYDFWNEGLHGVARSGYATLFPQAIGMAATFDEPLMNSIGTVISTEARAKYNEAVRHDVHSIYYGLTIWSPNINIFRDPRWGRGQETYGEDPFLTGQLGTAFVKGLQGTDPTYFRAIATPKHFAVHSGPESDRHRFNVHPSPYDLWDTYLPAFRSTIVDGHAYSIMCAYNEVNGEPACASELLLKDILRGDWRFQGFVTSDCGAIDDFFHPNGHHYSPDGEHASVAGIRMGTDTNCGTTYKNLANAVRQGLIREDELDVSLRRLFLARYKLGLFDPPAKVKYASVPFSEDMSPAHTQLALRAAREAMVLLKNENHTLPLSGKAHTIAVIGPNAAELAAIEGNYNAVPKNPVMPVDGIIREFPATKVVYAQGSPYAENAPIVIPRTQFRTGKGSSTEGLKAEYFSNDSFQGKPALVRVDKQINFDWNSASPAAAVDARAFSVRWTGTLQAPAPGDYELTATLAHCYPCNDTENFTIRLDGKELTAFHVGEDKPFRDSATPHIKVHFDDARPHALEVAYSHRAKLFGAGLTLQWVAPVQPLLDQAMLTIKDADVVVAFVGLSPDLEGEEMKVQIPGFAGGDRTDIGLPAAQKNLLEATKKTGKPLVVVLLNGSALAVNWAQQNANAILEAWYPGQAGAQAIAETLSGKNNPAGRLPVTFYRSVDDLPPFTDYSMANRTYRYFRGQPLYGFGYGLSYTSFAYSNVKLNTERLNAGDELTVEADVKNTGKMAGDEVAELYLAPPQNGLLPRHSLEGFQRLHLAPGETKRVQFTLSPRQLSYVDQKGIRAVRSGTYAISVGGSQSGAGEPQASFAIIGEKELPH comes from the coding sequence ATGATTTCTACCGTACAAGATGGTGGTGCCGTCATGCTGGAGATCTTTGGACGAAGGATGAAAACATTGGCAGCGGCCGCGCTCCTGCTCGCCGGAACGGTAGTTTGTCTACCGGCCCGGGGACAGGCCGCCAGCAAGCCTGCCTATCAGGACTCTTCGTTGCCGATGGAACGGAGAGTCGACGATCTCGTGAGCCGGATGACGCTGGATGAGAAGGCGCAGCAACTGGTCAACACGGCCCCGGCGATTCCGCGACTGGGAGTTCCTGCCTACGACTTCTGGAACGAAGGGCTGCACGGTGTGGCCCGCTCCGGATATGCGACGCTGTTCCCGCAGGCTATTGGCATGGCTGCGACTTTTGATGAGCCGCTGATGAATAGCATTGGCACGGTCATCTCCACAGAGGCGCGTGCGAAGTACAACGAAGCTGTCCGGCACGATGTTCACTCCATCTACTACGGGCTCACCATCTGGTCGCCCAACATCAACATCTTCCGCGATCCCCGCTGGGGACGAGGACAGGAGACCTACGGAGAGGACCCTTTCCTCACGGGGCAGTTGGGAACTGCGTTTGTAAAGGGGCTGCAGGGGACCGATCCCACCTACTTCAGAGCGATCGCCACGCCCAAGCACTTCGCCGTACACAGCGGACCTGAGAGCGATCGGCATCGTTTCAATGTCCATCCTTCGCCGTATGACCTGTGGGATACCTATCTTCCGGCGTTTCGGTCAACCATCGTCGATGGTCATGCGTACAGCATCATGTGTGCCTATAACGAAGTGAATGGAGAGCCTGCCTGCGCGAGCGAGCTTCTGCTCAAAGACATTCTGCGGGGCGATTGGCGCTTCCAGGGATTCGTGACCTCCGATTGCGGCGCGATCGATGACTTCTTCCATCCCAACGGCCATCATTATTCTCCGGATGGAGAACATGCGTCGGTTGCGGGAATCCGCATGGGAACGGACACGAACTGCGGTACAACCTATAAGAACCTTGCCAACGCTGTTCGCCAGGGGCTGATCCGCGAGGACGAGCTGGATGTCTCGCTGCGCCGCCTCTTTCTGGCTCGGTACAAGCTTGGCCTCTTCGATCCGCCTGCGAAGGTGAAATACGCCTCCGTGCCATTCAGCGAAGACATGTCGCCAGCCCATACGCAGCTTGCACTGCGGGCAGCGCGCGAGGCGATGGTGCTCCTTAAGAATGAAAACCATACTCTGCCGCTCAGCGGGAAGGCGCACACGATCGCGGTGATCGGGCCGAATGCCGCAGAGCTTGCCGCGATTGAAGGAAACTACAACGCCGTGCCGAAAAACCCGGTGATGCCGGTCGATGGCATCATCCGTGAGTTCCCGGCGACGAAGGTCGTCTACGCGCAGGGCTCGCCCTATGCAGAGAATGCGCCTATCGTAATTCCGCGAACGCAATTCCGCACAGGCAAGGGGTCGAGCACGGAAGGATTGAAGGCCGAGTACTTCTCCAACGACAGCTTCCAGGGAAAACCCGCTCTGGTACGCGTCGATAAACAGATCAACTTCGACTGGAACAGTGCTTCCCCGGCTGCGGCGGTCGATGCTCGTGCATTCTCCGTGCGCTGGACCGGAACCCTGCAGGCTCCTGCTCCTGGCGACTACGAGCTAACCGCCACCCTGGCGCACTGCTACCCGTGCAACGATACGGAAAACTTCACAATACGGCTGGACGGCAAGGAGCTTACCGCCTTCCACGTCGGTGAGGATAAACCCTTCCGCGATTCTGCGACGCCCCACATCAAAGTGCACTTTGATGATGCCAGGCCGCATGCGTTGGAGGTTGCGTATTCGCACCGTGCAAAGCTCTTTGGCGCCGGATTGACCTTGCAGTGGGTCGCTCCTGTGCAGCCACTGCTCGATCAGGCGATGCTGACTATCAAGGATGCCGATGTCGTGGTGGCGTTCGTCGGCCTGTCGCCCGATCTCGAAGGCGAAGAGATGAAGGTGCAGATCCCAGGCTTTGCTGGAGGCGATCGCACCGATATCGGCCTGCCTGCAGCCCAGAAGAACCTTCTGGAGGCTACGAAGAAGACCGGTAAGCCTCTGGTGGTGGTCCTGCTGAATGGATCGGCTCTGGCCGTCAACTGGGCACAGCAGAACGCCAATGCCATCCTCGAGGCCTGGTATCCGGGACAAGCGGGCGCGCAGGCGATCGCAGAGACGCTGAGCGGGAAGAACAATCCGGCAGGTAGGCTGCCAGTCACCTTTTACCGCAGCGTGGATGACCTGCCGCCGTTCACGGACTACTCAATGGCGAATAGAACCTATCGCTACTTCAGGGGACAGCCGCTCTATGGCTTCGGATATGGACTGAGCTATACCAGCTTCGCCTATTCAAACGTCAAGCTGAATACAGAGCGCCTGAACGCAGGAGATGAGCTGACGGTAGAGGCCGATGTGAAGAACACCGGCAAGATGGCTGGCGATGAAGTTGCCGAGCTTTATCTGGCTCCGCCGCAGAATGGTCTTCTTCCGCGTCATTCGCTGGAGGGCTTCCAGCGGCTTCATCTTGCTCCCGGGGAGACGAAGCGCGTTCAGTTCACCCTTAGCCCCAGGCAGCTCTCCTATGTCGATCAGAAGGGGATTCGAGCGGTGCGTTCCGGAACGTATGCCATATCGGTCGGCGGCTCGCAGTCCGGCGCGGGAGAGCCGCAAGCCTCATTTGCGATCATCGGAGAAAAGGAGCTGCCGCACTAG
- a CDS encoding SDR family NAD(P)-dependent oxidoreductase, with protein MDIDEKTGKPAPTDLKGQCAVVLGGTSGIGRSLALGLARKGVSVIASSRHEDSVAEVAGEIEALSVRTMRMCSDVSDRSSLAQLRDAVLAEFGSIQILVNCAGMTKRVNTLEMDEAIWNQILDVNLTGTLRGCQVFGEAMIESGFGRIVNIASLSTFVAFHEVAAYGASKAAVGALTRSLAVEWAPFGVTVNAIAPGVFPTALNRRIIDSPRGQELLQRTPVHRFGEPEELVSALLYLVSPESSFTTGQLVVVDGGFLASGVNQ; from the coding sequence GTGGACATAGACGAGAAGACCGGAAAACCTGCCCCCACAGATTTGAAGGGACAGTGTGCCGTTGTTCTTGGAGGAACTTCGGGGATTGGGCGTTCGCTTGCATTAGGGCTGGCCCGGAAGGGTGTCTCTGTCATCGCTTCGTCGCGGCACGAAGATTCGGTGGCTGAAGTAGCCGGAGAGATCGAGGCGCTGAGTGTTCGCACAATGAGGATGTGCAGCGATGTCTCCGATCGCTCCTCACTGGCGCAGCTGCGGGACGCGGTCCTCGCGGAGTTTGGCAGCATTCAGATCCTGGTGAACTGCGCCGGCATGACGAAGCGGGTCAACACGCTGGAGATGGATGAGGCGATCTGGAATCAGATCCTCGACGTAAACCTCACGGGGACGCTGCGGGGATGCCAGGTCTTTGGCGAGGCCATGATCGAGAGCGGCTTCGGAAGAATCGTGAACATCGCCTCTCTTTCGACCTTCGTCGCCTTTCACGAAGTCGCCGCCTACGGCGCAAGCAAGGCGGCGGTCGGCGCGCTCACTCGCTCGCTCGCGGTAGAGTGGGCCCCCTTCGGGGTTACGGTCAACGCAATCGCACCCGGGGTGTTTCCAACCGCGTTAAACCGCAGGATCATCGACAGCCCACGCGGGCAGGAGCTGCTGCAGCGGACGCCAGTGCACCGCTTTGGAGAACCCGAGGAGCTGGTTTCGGCGTTGCTCTATCTGGTCAGCCCGGAGAGCAGCTTTACGACCGGCCAGCTTGTCGTTGTGGATGGAGGCTTTCTCGCCAGCGGAGTCAATCAATGA
- a CDS encoding enolase C-terminal domain-like protein yields MNRRSVLFGAMAGAVAAVSPGVEVHAAAQSKGCTDGVAPQKIAAVELLELKGHYETEAGVNGQRQVNPLDIYDNQRPPEYRDNPSGTKTVSSTAIYLRIRTADGLEGLYGPIEREPAMVIYEDLRPFLIGKDALATELLWDEMYRSNRHSRAGFFLMAISAVDNTLWDLKGRYYGVPVYRLLGGPTRESVEVYASCLGFSLEPEAVRKRCLAIKQEGYRYQKWFIGYGPGSGAAGMEKNVALVRLLRETLGDDTELMFDAFSGWDQTYALEWAHQVEKYHPRWMEEIAHPEKIQSFANLHRGTTIPIASGEHFYGRWEVQHYLQADALSVVQADPEWCGGISELVKIGTVASLYDVPVIPHGHSIHAAMHVIASHSPMTFPLGEYLINKMRHYYHFEKRPPVPVRAHLALPKEAGFGIELDPAKIDSQKVLTWT; encoded by the coding sequence ATGAATCGGAGAAGCGTGCTCTTCGGAGCGATGGCGGGAGCGGTAGCAGCGGTCAGTCCCGGGGTCGAAGTCCATGCGGCAGCCCAATCCAAAGGGTGCACGGACGGCGTTGCTCCTCAGAAGATTGCTGCGGTTGAACTGCTCGAGCTGAAGGGGCATTACGAAACAGAAGCAGGCGTCAACGGACAGCGGCAGGTTAATCCGCTGGACATTTACGACAATCAGCGGCCTCCGGAGTACCGGGACAATCCTTCTGGAACGAAGACTGTATCTTCGACCGCAATTTATCTGCGCATCAGGACGGCAGATGGGCTCGAAGGGCTGTACGGGCCCATTGAACGTGAGCCGGCGATGGTGATCTACGAAGATCTGCGGCCGTTCCTGATCGGCAAGGACGCGCTCGCGACCGAACTTCTGTGGGACGAGATGTACCGCTCCAACCGGCACTCTCGCGCCGGATTCTTCCTGATGGCGATCAGCGCGGTCGACAACACGCTGTGGGATCTGAAGGGGCGCTACTATGGCGTTCCTGTCTATCGGTTGCTGGGCGGACCCACGCGCGAGTCGGTGGAGGTCTATGCAAGCTGCCTTGGCTTCTCTCTGGAACCTGAGGCGGTGCGGAAGCGATGCCTCGCTATCAAGCAGGAGGGCTATCGCTATCAGAAGTGGTTTATCGGTTATGGTCCGGGATCGGGCGCTGCGGGCATGGAGAAGAACGTCGCGCTGGTGCGTCTGCTCCGCGAGACTCTGGGCGACGATACGGAGCTGATGTTCGACGCCTTTAGCGGCTGGGACCAGACCTATGCGCTCGAGTGGGCGCATCAGGTGGAGAAGTATCATCCGCGCTGGATGGAAGAGATCGCTCATCCGGAGAAGATACAGTCCTTCGCCAATCTGCATCGCGGCACCACTATCCCGATTGCATCGGGGGAGCACTTCTACGGCCGCTGGGAGGTACAGCATTATCTGCAGGCGGATGCGCTGTCCGTGGTCCAGGCAGACCCGGAGTGGTGTGGAGGCATCTCCGAGCTGGTAAAGATCGGCACGGTTGCTTCGCTCTACGATGTCCCTGTGATTCCGCACGGCCACAGCATCCATGCAGCGATGCACGTCATCGCAAGTCACTCTCCCATGACGTTTCCGCTAGGGGAATACCTGATCAACAAGATGCGTCACTACTATCATTTTGAGAAGCGGCCTCCTGTACCGGTACGCGCGCACCTGGCGCTGCCGAAGGAGGCGGGTTTTGGCATTGAGCTGGACCCGGCTAAGATCGATTCTCAAAAGGTATTGACGTGGACATAG
- a CDS encoding cupin domain-containing protein, translating to MAIPIVDEKDVEELDLPGRKLRWVVTGENTGAQYCTMAVIRVAPGERARPAHSHPQGEEVIYILSGHGRVLVNGEVQPVHTGCAVLFPKGQVHMLQNLSDEEMKVACFFAPPAGLENYKFFDDVDFPEYS from the coding sequence ATGGCGATACCGATCGTAGATGAGAAGGACGTTGAAGAGCTGGACTTGCCCGGACGCAAGCTGCGCTGGGTGGTGACGGGTGAGAATACCGGAGCACAGTACTGTACGATGGCTGTCATTCGGGTGGCGCCGGGGGAGCGGGCGCGGCCCGCACACTCCCACCCCCAGGGCGAAGAAGTGATCTACATCCTGAGCGGTCATGGCCGGGTCCTTGTGAATGGTGAGGTGCAGCCTGTGCATACTGGCTGCGCCGTCTTGTTCCCCAAGGGGCAGGTGCATATGCTCCAGAACCTTTCAGACGAGGAGATGAAGGTCGCCTGTTTCTTCGCGCCGCCTGCGGGGTTGGAGAATTACAAGTTCTTCGACGATGTCGATTTTCCTGAATATTCCTAA
- a CDS encoding transketolase C-terminal domain-containing protein: MNAQAIAVGDLKVPTRELLMHRDTVFQKGLLKLLAIKDSDIRILTFAQSGDAIDKGLHSGGALSATVPLVSLFYGGFLRLDVTDPTRPGQDLFTLSKGHAVAALASIYAEMGYFDEKVLHGSRSHESILNGHPGPVLPGIQIATGPMGQGIGVAQGFALAGKRSPQFDSYCLVGDGELQEGSCWETVMYAAQHGLDNFCVMVDRNNGQLDIHDRMLFPMPALETVFQSYGWNAFSVDATEYDGVVAALNQFRFGPRNGRPTAIICNTRKGFGAFSDFFNKHKVTVPEALLAQELKLQKQRRAARVQEFVSFLDEISSSPEGETIRELLLSEAERMHLAVNGASNANLFDSVMGPVLTKQVPRRNKKIDYDPAALPKLDRNKSYSAAEIVTAGMKVFARDERVVSIDSDLASTSGLQSGVGAADQSRALNVGVAEANMMLIAEAYAALGNNTWCSTFCPFFNWQVMRRVAVGHQERLEAIADKNGWLSEGHGLDITYLATAANFETRTNGATHMGNDDASTFDAVAHLKIIDVSCPQQMLSIMKWIMEGNRGLVYLRVMRTGSAVLYDTDYEFEFGKGYEVRRSDSDRAIVISSGRGVHEALAAAEICAKNGIDIGVVDMPSVDDELMMRLYRTGLPILFAEQNNGYLWQNFLKVLYRHRADTDASGLKRVSTLNTLDREGNKQFIHSATYEELVKVFGLTPDGIAQAVQGILAN, encoded by the coding sequence ATGAACGCCCAAGCCATCGCTGTTGGTGATCTCAAGGTTCCAACCAGGGAGTTGTTGATGCACCGAGATACAGTTTTTCAGAAGGGTCTGCTGAAGCTTCTTGCGATCAAGGACTCCGATATCCGCATCCTTACGTTCGCCCAGAGCGGGGACGCCATCGACAAGGGCCTGCACTCCGGGGGAGCCCTGTCGGCGACAGTACCGTTGGTCTCTCTCTTTTACGGAGGCTTCCTTCGACTGGATGTGACGGATCCGACCCGGCCGGGGCAGGATCTTTTTACGCTGAGCAAAGGCCACGCAGTGGCTGCGCTGGCCTCGATCTATGCGGAGATGGGGTACTTCGACGAGAAGGTGCTGCACGGCTCGCGTTCGCACGAGAGCATTCTGAACGGCCATCCCGGCCCTGTGCTCCCGGGAATTCAGATCGCGACCGGACCGATGGGGCAGGGCATCGGCGTGGCGCAGGGCTTTGCGCTGGCTGGAAAGCGCAGCCCGCAGTTCGATTCCTATTGCCTGGTGGGTGACGGCGAGCTTCAGGAAGGCTCGTGCTGGGAGACCGTGATGTATGCAGCCCAGCATGGGCTGGACAACTTCTGTGTGATGGTGGACCGGAACAACGGGCAGCTGGATATCCACGACCGCATGCTCTTCCCCATGCCTGCGCTCGAAACGGTCTTCCAGTCGTATGGATGGAATGCCTTCAGTGTGGACGCGACCGAGTACGATGGCGTCGTCGCTGCGCTGAACCAGTTCCGGTTTGGCCCAAGGAACGGGCGTCCGACTGCAATCATCTGTAATACCCGCAAGGGCTTTGGAGCGTTCTCAGACTTCTTCAACAAGCACAAGGTGACGGTGCCCGAAGCACTGCTGGCACAGGAGCTGAAGCTGCAAAAGCAGCGCCGGGCGGCGAGAGTGCAGGAGTTTGTCTCCTTCCTCGATGAGATCTCGAGCTCCCCTGAGGGAGAGACCATCCGCGAGTTGCTGTTGAGCGAAGCCGAGAGGATGCATCTTGCGGTTAACGGCGCCTCGAATGCAAATCTCTTTGATTCGGTCATGGGGCCAGTCCTGACGAAACAGGTGCCCCGGCGGAACAAGAAGATCGATTATGATCCTGCCGCACTGCCGAAGCTCGATCGTAATAAGAGCTACAGCGCAGCGGAGATTGTTACTGCGGGGATGAAGGTCTTTGCCCGCGATGAGCGTGTCGTCTCCATTGACTCCGACCTTGCGTCTACAAGCGGTCTGCAGTCAGGCGTCGGCGCGGCCGATCAGTCGCGTGCTCTGAACGTTGGCGTGGCGGAAGCCAACATGATGCTGATCGCGGAAGCTTATGCAGCTCTGGGGAACAATACGTGGTGTAGCACCTTCTGCCCGTTCTTCAACTGGCAGGTGATGCGGCGCGTTGCCGTAGGGCACCAGGAACGACTGGAGGCGATCGCCGACAAGAACGGCTGGCTGAGCGAAGGCCACGGACTGGACATCACCTATCTGGCGACGGCAGCCAACTTTGAGACGCGCACCAACGGCGCCACCCACATGGGCAATGACGATGCCTCGACCTTCGACGCAGTCGCCCACCTGAAGATCATTGACGTGTCCTGTCCGCAGCAGATGCTGTCCATCATGAAGTGGATCATGGAGGGTAACCGCGGTCTGGTGTACCTGCGCGTCATGCGGACCGGGTCGGCGGTGCTCTACGACACGGACTACGAGTTCGAGTTCGGCAAAGGTTACGAGGTTCGCCGGTCGGATTCAGATCGCGCCATCGTGATCAGCAGCGGCAGGGGAGTTCACGAAGCCCTGGCGGCGGCGGAGATCTGCGCGAAGAACGGCATCGACATCGGCGTCGTCGATATGCCATCTGTGGACGACGAGCTGATGATGCGTCTCTATCGCACAGGTTTGCCCATCCTCTTCGCAGAGCAGAACAACGGCTATCTGTGGCAGAACTTCCTGAAGGTACTGTATCGTCATCGTGCTGATACGGACGCATCCGGTTTGAAGCGCGTATCCACGCTCAACACGCTGGACAGAGAAGGGAACAAGCAGTTTATCCACTCGGCGACGTACGAAGAGCTGGTCAAAGTATTCGGTCTGACTCCCGACGGCATCGCCCAGGCGGTTCAGGGCATCCTGGCGAACTAG
- a CDS encoding NAD(P)-dependent oxidoreductase — MRVVIIGGTGHIGTYLTPRLVEAGHDVLCVSRGAKSPYRPNPAWKAVRPVTLDRDAEENAGVFGEKIAALDPEIVIDLTCYRLESAEQLANALQGRIQHFLHCGTIWTHGHSIEVPTTEDAAKYPFGDYGIRKLAIEQFLLSKARREGFPATLLHPGHLVGTGWNPINPQGNFNPSVFSDLAQGKTVRLPNLGMETVHHVHADDVARAFLCAMSHRSVAIGESFHVVSPAALTLRGFAERMSAWYGHTADLAFLPWEQWKDTVEEKDARFTWDHIAHSPNCSIVKARRLLGYAPRYTSLEAVQEAVTAMQSASR, encoded by the coding sequence ATGCGCGTTGTCATTATCGGCGGAACCGGACACATCGGCACCTATCTCACCCCACGGCTGGTTGAGGCCGGACACGACGTTCTTTGTGTCTCCCGGGGGGCGAAAAGCCCATATCGTCCGAACCCGGCCTGGAAGGCCGTGCGTCCCGTCACCCTCGACCGCGACGCCGAAGAGAACGCCGGCGTCTTTGGAGAAAAGATCGCCGCCCTGGACCCGGAGATCGTCATCGACCTCACCTGCTATCGCCTCGAGAGCGCAGAGCAGTTGGCGAACGCGCTCCAGGGGCGCATCCAGCACTTCCTTCACTGCGGAACCATCTGGACGCACGGCCACAGCATCGAGGTGCCGACCACCGAGGATGCCGCCAAATATCCCTTCGGCGACTACGGAATCCGTAAGCTGGCCATCGAGCAGTTCCTTCTCTCCAAAGCGCGGCGAGAGGGCTTTCCGGCGACGCTCCTGCATCCCGGGCATCTGGTAGGGACAGGGTGGAACCCCATCAATCCGCAGGGCAACTTCAACCCGAGCGTTTTTTCAGATCTCGCCCAGGGGAAAACGGTCCGCCTTCCCAATCTTGGAATGGAGACCGTTCACCACGTTCACGCCGACGATGTAGCGCGGGCGTTTCTGTGCGCCATGTCTCACCGCAGCGTCGCCATTGGCGAGAGCTTCCATGTCGTCTCACCGGCAGCCCTCACGCTCAGGGGATTCGCCGAACGCATGAGCGCATGGTATGGGCATACTGCCGACCTGGCATTTCTGCCTTGGGAGCAATGGAAAGATACGGTGGAAGAAAAAGACGCGCGCTTCACCTGGGATCATATCGCGCACTCGCCGAACTGCAGCATCGTGAAGGCCCGCAGGCTGCTGGGATACGCACCCCGATACACGTCTCTTGAGGCCGTTCAGGAGGCAGTTACCGCGATGCAGTCTGCATCGCGGTAA
- a CDS encoding SMP-30/gluconolactonase/LRE family protein, giving the protein MRNPVLDFEIDRSKLQYIGQGLQRPECILAEKDGTLWSADSRGGVVRMRHDGTQEIITQKISSHFTNADSEATRYLTGTLPNGLAFAENGDILISNFGTDRLEVMTRTGDSKVLADSIDGEAIGKVNFVLRDSKGRIWITVSTRIKNWMHALKPDLPDGYIARYIDGKFRIVADGFHFTNEIRMDAKEEYMYVVETTGGCISRLRVNEDGSLGQREVFGPSSLGKGAWPDGIAFDSFGNLWGTCVYSDKLFVLTPEGDQRVLLDEGDPAKVDALEKQFFAGKVTEDVLFATGQGIAPWMASVTFGGPDLQTIYIGSLRANNIPYFRAPIAGLPMVHWNETR; this is encoded by the coding sequence ATGCGGAATCCTGTTCTGGATTTTGAGATTGACCGGTCCAAACTGCAGTACATCGGCCAGGGCCTTCAGCGCCCCGAATGCATTCTTGCCGAAAAGGATGGAACGTTGTGGTCGGCAGATTCGCGCGGCGGAGTCGTGCGGATGCGCCACGATGGCACCCAGGAGATTATCACGCAGAAGATCTCGTCGCATTTCACCAACGCTGACAGCGAGGCGACGCGCTATCTTACCGGGACGTTGCCCAACGGCCTGGCCTTCGCTGAGAACGGCGATATCCTGATCTCAAACTTCGGGACGGACCGGCTGGAGGTGATGACCCGCACCGGCGACTCGAAGGTCCTGGCCGACAGCATCGATGGAGAGGCGATCGGCAAGGTGAACTTTGTGCTGCGCGACTCGAAAGGGCGCATCTGGATCACCGTCTCGACCCGCATCAAGAACTGGATGCATGCTCTCAAGCCGGATCTTCCGGATGGCTACATTGCGCGGTATATCGACGGCAAGTTTCGCATTGTGGCGGATGGGTTTCACTTCACCAATGAGATCCGCATGGACGCGAAGGAAGAGTATATGTACGTCGTGGAGACGACCGGAGGCTGCATCAGCCGGCTCCGCGTGAACGAGGACGGTTCGCTGGGGCAGAGAGAGGTCTTTGGTCCTTCAAGCCTCGGCAAGGGCGCCTGGCCGGACGGCATCGCCTTCGACAGCTTTGGCAACTTGTGGGGAACCTGCGTCTATTCCGACAAGCTGTTTGTGCTGACTCCTGAGGGAGACCAGCGCGTGCTGCTGGATGAAGGCGACCCGGCAAAAGTGGATGCGCTGGAGAAGCAGTTCTTCGCCGGCAAGGTCACCGAAGACGTTCTGTTTGCTACCGGGCAAGGCATCGCGCCGTGGATGGCGAGTGTCACCTTCGGAGGGCCGGATTTGCAGACGATCTATATCGGATCGCTGCGAGCGAACAACATCCCTTACTTCCGTGCTCCCATAGCAGGGCTGCCGATGGTGCACTGGAACGAAACGCGCTGA
- a CDS encoding IclR family transcriptional regulator has protein sequence MPKKVAQVPFIQSLDRGLTILQAVATSTQPVTLGELSDLLGVDRSSAFRLAQTLRRRGFLSTPAGRKDYILGSAMWTLSRQYDWSNMLVRVAHQELKALANALNETAHLAIREGRNALFIDSVHARHVLVVAGQTGELVPLYATAHGKALLADYGEKELRTLFGSEPLQKYTKTTIKTLPALVKECAGIQERGYALDEAEFMEGMRCVAAPIRLNSGMVVGSIGISAPASRFLKEHYPAHSKSVIQCAKKIGQLLSVSEEAAEQSA, from the coding sequence ATGCCAAAGAAAGTTGCCCAAGTTCCATTTATCCAGAGTCTCGACCGCGGCCTGACGATTCTGCAGGCAGTCGCTACATCTACACAACCAGTCACTCTTGGCGAGTTATCGGACCTGCTGGGAGTGGACCGCAGCAGCGCCTTCCGACTGGCACAGACACTGCGTAGACGAGGTTTTCTCTCCACACCGGCTGGACGCAAGGACTACATCCTTGGTTCAGCCATGTGGACCCTCTCCCGCCAGTACGACTGGAGCAACATGCTGGTGCGGGTAGCTCATCAGGAGCTGAAGGCCCTCGCCAATGCATTGAACGAAACTGCGCATCTTGCCATTCGAGAGGGCAGGAATGCGTTGTTTATCGATTCAGTGCACGCCCGCCACGTGCTGGTGGTTGCCGGGCAGACCGGAGAGTTGGTGCCGCTGTATGCAACGGCGCACGGCAAGGCCCTTTTGGCGGACTACGGCGAAAAGGAGCTTCGCACGTTGTTCGGCAGCGAACCGCTGCAGAAGTACACCAAGACCACCATCAAAACCCTTCCCGCTCTCGTGAAGGAATGTGCCGGGATCCAGGAGCGGGGATACGCCCTCGATGAGGCCGAGTTCATGGAGGGAATGCGTTGCGTTGCGGCTCCCATTCGCCTGAACAGCGGTATGGTGGTCGGTTCGATCGGCATCTCGGCGCCTGCCTCGCGCTTCCTCAAAGAGCATTATCCGGCGCATTCAAAATCGGTCATTCAATGCGCGAAGAAGATCGGCCAGCTTCTCAGCGTATCGGAAGAGGCTGCAGAGCAGAGCGCCTGA